In Gammaproteobacteria bacterium, the DNA window AAATCATCAATGAATTAAAGGAAGCTAAATTTTTAATAAAGCACTAAAAAATAAAAATACCACGGGGACGGAAAAGTATTCCGCCCCCGTGAAATGTTCTTCAAAAATATAAAATCAAATAATTCTTATAATTTATTTCGAGCAGGTGGTGTCGCCAATATTACCAACCTGCTGCAAAATGTATTGCTGCTGAACACAACTATTTATTACAAGTTGTGTCGCCAATATTACCAATTTCACTGCAAGCTTTAGTATTGCTGCCAGATGCAGTGGTATTAACGCTTTTTGCCGATGCGTTGATGGTAGTGTTTCCCTGGATTTGAGTACCGCCACTAATACCACCAATCTTGGCAGTAGCGACACTACCGCTGCCTGATGCAGTCGTGTTTACGTCTTCGGCATCTGCATTGATAGTGGTATTGCCCTGAATCTGAACACCACCCGCCTGGCCTTGAATACTTTCGGCACTCACTATTGATGTCATGCCTAACATAGCAATGGTCACGATAGTTACTAATGCTTTCATACATATCTCCGAAGAATCCCGCCCTATGAGGGCGGGGAGGAAAGGATACAGTTTTTCACCGTTTGTTAAAAATGCCGGTCTTTCCCAGCGGTCAGCCTTGTAATGGTTTAGGAACAGAAACCTTTCGGCTTCGCTCCAATCGCCAATATTGCAAGCAGCTTGAATTCTTGTGAACTAATACGATAGTTTATTTAAGATACTATCCTGGAGAAAAAATAATTTTTATCCCTAGATAAAATCAAGTTATATTATTTAATATAACTATTTTGAGCAGGTAGTATCACCAATATTACCAACCTCGCTGCAAGCCTTGCTATTCGTGGCAGAGGAGGTAGTATTAATATTTTTCGCAGAAGCGTTAATAGTAGTATTCCCTTGAATTTGGGTACCGCCACTAATACCGCCAATCTTGGCGGTAGCTACACTGCCGCTGCCAGATGCAGTCGTGTTTACGTTTTCAGCATCTGCATTGATATTAGTATTACCCTGAATCTGAACACCACCGTTAGTACCACCAACGGTGCCAGGAGCACCATTGATACTCTCAGCTCCCGCGATTGAGACCAAGCCAAACATGGCCGCAGCTGCCACAGTTACGAATATTTTCATCAGTATCTCCAAAAAATATCGCCCATCAGGGCGGGAAGGAAAGGATACGGTTTTTGCAACCGTCGATAACAATGCCGGTCTTTCCCGGCGGTCAGACCTTACGCGGCCCAAGTGACGCCACAACTTGCGGTGTGACTCATATCACCAATATTACAACGCAAATTCGGCTCTGACGAACCTTGCGACAAACCATTTCGTGCGTACTTACGCGTGTCTGCATCCGCCGCTTTCAGTGCTCAGGGTTGCCTGTCTGCCAACAGGCAGGAGGAAAAACCCCAAGATGAGCCTTTTACTTCGTTGCAACGTAGCCACAATGTTGTAGGCTTAAGTTGATCACTTCCAGGCCTGTAGACATTCTCTACAAGCCCCAGATTTTAGCCCGGGGTGATTAACTCCAGACGTAACTACGAACAATTTATTCTTGACGTTGGAGTTTATACATATTGCATTTTCGTAAAAATAATGTCAATAAAAAATTATGGTAATAATGGTGATATGGAGTGTGATTTTTTCCCTGGAGTACCAAACAAAAAACTGATCTCTCGCTAAATGCCAAGATTTGGTATCTAGGATATAATCCTTTATATTAATCTGGTTGTTAGGAGGCACTCGTTGAATGCAGATGCTGTTGAGCATCACGCCACTCCAGACGAGATGGAACTTTTATCTAGTACGAGTAAAAAAGGATCATATCGGAAGTTGAGAATGCTCTAGAGTCAGATTTTTTGAACTTTTCAATGTGTCACCTCTTACGTTTATTTTGATTTGATTCCCATAAGCGCGTCAGATTTTGCGCCTCGCTAATTTGATTAGGCGTCATGCGTGCCGCCACCATTTGCCGATTCAAAAATCCCTGTCCATTTCCATGGCTAGCGGCAAGATCGAACCACATATAGGCGCGCACATCACTCTGCGGTACCCCATGACCTTCGTAGTACATCACTCCAAGATTGCGTTGAGCCTCGTCATTGTTCTGTTTAGCTGCCTTGAAAAACCATTCAATCGCCTTGGAATAATTTTGCGGAATACCATAACCTTCGTAATACATAACGCCAAGATTATACTGGGCAAGAGAATCACCCTGGTCAGCCAGTGGACTCCATAATCGAAAGGCAGTTACGTAATTTTCTTGTTGAAAGGCATTCATCCCATATTCAAACGAGGTTGTCGCTAGACTTACCGGTACAATGAAAAAAACTATGATAAAAAAAATAATATTTTGTAAGTATTTGCTCATGTTTAATTTTTACCTCTTAGGTGTGGTATAAACACCATACACCCCAATTTGCAAAATCTTGCCTTCGATATCACGCCTGAATGACACTGAAAGTTCACGCGCTGCTTGCTTGCCGTCAAGAGACACGAGATCTTGGTGCAATTCATGGAGCGGTTCGTTACTGGAAATGGCAATGAAATGGTCGCCACCAAAAGGGGGTTGTACAGTTAAATCGAGCTGATATTCACGTCCTGTCGGTATTTCCAAGGGATCATGATATTGGCCATTGGTGAGTGGATAAAGAAAATTGACGGTACCATCACTGCCAAGATTAAACAGTGTGAAATAAGCATGACTCTGGCCAGAAATATTCAAGACCACTTTATCGCCATTCTGGTGAAGCTGGTCATTTGGTTGGAGCGTAATATTCAATGGATCACGAAGCGCGTATTGGCCTATTTCCTCGACTAATCTCCACTTATCAACTATTTTTTGAACTGCTTCGATATCGCTTAATCCGTTGGAAGAGGACGCCGAAGCCATCTCAACAGGAGATGTGCCAGCAGCGGGGGGAGATCCTCGACCAAAACCGCGCGCCGAAGGTGGCGGTGGTATCGTCACCGCCCGCTCATTGGCATAGGCGACGATATCGCCTAATTTATTGAGAATATGACCACGGCGAACATCCCAGGTTAACACCGCAGTCCCAGGATTCTTTGAGAAAACTACTCCTTTAAGTCTGGCCATGTAATTGGCAACGGGGACTTTATCCGAGTTAATAATTTGTATTGCAATATCCTGTGACTCAACGGGTAAAATAGAGCTGGATGGGGTGTGAGCATTAATCGGAACCGCAAGCAAGATTTCACTGCCACGCATCAAGGAAGGATGTTGTTGACCCTCCATCATGGTCAGTACTGTATTATGGACGTAGGTTTCTAATTCATCGGCGGTGATGACGCCATTACGATTCATATCTGCGGCACCCTTGAGGCCGCGCGCTAGGGAAGCACTCAAGGCCCCATGAGGTTTGCCATCGATTTCTATCTCGGGGGCCAGCTCATTGTCCTGAACGGCGCCAAAATATAGGAGTTCTTTTTGGTCTCCAAAATTTATATAAGCGGCAGACGGATCAATAGGATCGAGGTGATCATCCTTGATAGGAGGAACCTTGACAGCGCGGACCTTAAATTTGCGTACCCTAGTATCCACTCCTCGGGTCATGGTCCCTGAATGGCAGGCATCCATTACCATCACTACCGATATATTGGCGTCAGCGGCTTGTTTCACCATCAACGCGATCTCGTTATCGACAAGACGCTCGGCATTGTAAGGTGTGCGTGAATCGAATCTAGGAAACAGTAAGTTCTGATCCTTGCCGGTTTTTTCTGATCCTTTGACATGCTCAGGCTCTTCGCCCCCGTGGCCGGCATAAGTAAAAAAGACAGTGTCACCAGAACTGGATCGTTTTAACATGCCATTCCATTCATCCATGACTGATTTTTTTGTGACTTGTTCATCAAGCAGTGTAGTTAAGTCCTTGACTCCGGCGGTACGCAAGGCATCGGCAATGTCCCGCGCGTCATTTACTGCCCCATCCAGGGAACCGATAGTGTTGTATTTATCAATACCAATGATTAAAGCGTGTGAGTCTGCCATCACTAATGGTGCAGATGTAAAAGATCCGATCAATAGAAAAATGATAATAATAAGGTTGATTCGAGATATATTATAAAGATTCATGGTGGCGTGAATTACCATAAAGAGTTAAAAGACGGAGATACGGACATTGACAATCCTACGAATAAATTCGTGGAATTTTGAGGACGCCATGGATTTCAGCATGAGTGATGTTTTCATCCTTTATTAAAAAGCTCAACCGAAATAGTGGTTGATATCAAGCAACATGAGCTAGTTCAGTTACTCTATTATGCTCCGCAATTGAACTGGCTTTGTAGATACTTAGCCGCCGACGATGGTTGCGCATCGAGCCTTGAAGTCAGGGTATCCATGGCTTTTTAAACACGTACAAAGTTTTATGTTCAGGACTTCCCCGGATAACCGCATACCTTTCCTTATTTAAGAAGCACCTAAATTTTAACACGAAAGCAACATATGTTAAAAATCAAAGAATGATTTGTACGTGATTTGTCCCACAGTTAAAACCGCTAAATTTTATAATTATAGGAGTTACGCAGTTGAATTTGTAACTCTTAAAAAGATTAAGTTTTTCTGTCATTCTGCGCGGAGGGCGCGTTAGTGCCAGTAGTCGCAGAATCTCTTATAGTAAATAGATTCTGCGACTACGCTTCGCTGCGCGCAGAGTGAAGTAAGTTATTTTTCACTGCGTAATTTCTAAATTAAATAAAAAATTTAATTATATGGTTCTTGATGGTTAAAGAGGACAATATGATGGTAACATGTTCTCTTGGAATGCTGTCAAGATATTAATCTGTGCATTGGTTAGGTGACATTCTAAATATTGAAGACTCAAGCTACAGCTTATCTCACAATTTTTCAGGTGTCGCCTTACTTATGCTCAGATTAATATAAAAATGTGAATTTTTTGCATTGCGAGAAGCATCATGGACACGTTACGATGATGTTTATGGTGTTACATCACGAGTTAATGATGCAGCATCATTGTCCCGGCTGGGCGCGGGATTACCATGCTCTAGCATGGCATTAGGAAAAATACTCATGCCATGTAAACAATTTATTCACTTAATTTAGGCTAATTTTGGAGGTATCTCATGAATTCTTTATCACGCACTTTATTATTATTATCACTATCCCTTGGATTATTATTTCCAATAGCACGAGCTGAAGATAATGAAGGCACTACATTATTTCAGGATACTCCTAATTCATCCGAGGTATTGGAGGCATTGGGAGAGAAGCCCGTGATTAAGTATCGTGGTGTGAAAACACGATCCATCGTGATTTTTGATAATTCTGCAATTTCTCCTCAATCTTCTGAACCTGCTATTGTAAATGCACCAGAGATCATGGTGAAAAAAAATGTAAGCAATACAGCTAGCGTTAAAAAAATAAAAAAAGTAGCTTTTCCTTTAACTTTTGAAAAAGGATTATTTGCGCTTACTCCTGAATCCACGAAATATGTGGATTCCATCGCTTCTGCTCTCAAGCAGAAGCCCAGTATAACCCTACATATTAGCGGACATACTGATACTGTTGGTGGCAATAAGGTTAATATACCCTTATCAGCCAAACGAGCCGAAGCAGTCAAAAGATACTTAGTTGATAAAGGAATTGATCCGACGCGCATGACAGTTTCGGGAGAAGGATCACGCCGCTTGCTGCTAAAAGATCGTCCCACTGCACCGGAAAATCGGAGAGTAGAATTTTCAATAATGCAATAATAGCTTAATAAAAATAAGCCGCCACTGACAAAGAAAATCTTTCGTGATTGAATCTAGCGTTAGTGGCGGCGTA includes these proteins:
- a CDS encoding conserved exported hypothetical protein (Evidence 4 : Unknown function but conserved in other organisms), with translation MKALVTIVTIAMLGMTSIVSAESIQGQAGGVQIQGNTTINADAEDVNTTASGSGSVATAKIGGISGGTQIQGNTTINASAKSVNTTASGSNTKACSEIGNIGDTTCNK
- a CDS encoding conserved exported hypothetical protein (Evidence 4 : Unknown function but conserved in other organisms); the encoded protein is MKIFVTVAAAAMFGLVSIAGAESINGAPGTVGGTNGGVQIQGNTNINADAENVNTTASGSGSVATAKIGGISGGTQIQGNTTINASAKNINTTSSATNSKACSEVGNIGDTTCSK
- a CDS encoding conserved hypothetical protein (Evidence 4 : Unknown function but conserved in other organisms): MSKYLQNIIFFIIVFFIVPVSLATTSFEYGMNAFQQENYVTAFRLWSPLADQGDSLAQYNLGVMYYEGYGIPQNYSKAIEWFFKAAKQNNDEAQRNLGVMYYEGHGVPQSDVRAYMWFDLAASHGNGQGFLNRQMVAARMTPNQISEAQNLTRLWESNQNKRKR
- a CDS encoding metacaspase-1 gives rise to the protein MVIHATMNLYNISRINLIIIIFLLIGSFTSAPLVMADSHALIIGIDKYNTIGSLDGAVNDARDIADALRTAGVKDLTTLLDEQVTKKSVMDEWNGMLKRSSSGDTVFFTYAGHGGEEPEHVKGSEKTGKDQNLLFPRFDSRTPYNAERLVDNEIALMVKQAADANISVVMVMDACHSGTMTRGVDTRVRKFKVRAVKVPPIKDDHLDPIDPSAAYINFGDQKELLYFGAVQDNELAPEIEIDGKPHGALSASLARGLKGAADMNRNGVITADELETYVHNTVLTMMEGQQHPSLMRGSEILLAVPINAHTPSSSILPVESQDIAIQIINSDKVPVANYMARLKGVVFSKNPGTAVLTWDVRRGHILNKLGDIVAYANERAVTIPPPPSARGFGRGSPPAAGTSPVEMASASSSNGLSDIEAVQKIVDKWRLVEEIGQYALRDPLNITLQPNDQLHQNGDKVVLNISGQSHAYFTLFNLGSDGTVNFLYPLTNGQYHDPLEIPTGREYQLDLTVQPPFGGDHFIAISSNEPLHELHQDLVSLDGKQAARELSVSFRRDIEGKILQIGVYGVYTTPKR
- a CDS encoding exported hypothetical protein (Evidence 5 : Unknown function) — protein: MNSLSRTLLLLSLSLGLLFPIARAEDNEGTTLFQDTPNSSEVLEALGEKPVIKYRGVKTRSIVIFDNSAISPQSSEPAIVNAPEIMVKKNVSNTASVKKIKKVAFPLTFEKGLFALTPESTKYVDSIASALKQKPSITLHISGHTDTVGGNKVNIPLSAKRAEAVKRYLVDKGIDPTRMTVSGEGSRRLLLKDRPTAPENRRVEFSIMQ